The DNA segment CATAGATCATCCCGCCTATCATGCTTACGCCTGCCGCCTGGCGGAACGCGGCTTTGTGGTTTTCGCTCCGCAAAATCCCTATATCGGCGAAGATCGCTTCCGCGTTTTGCTGCGCAAGGGACAGCCGATCAAGAAGACGCTCTATTCTTTCATCGTCCGCCAGCATGAAAGCATTGTGCAATGGTTGGGAGAGCAGCCGTTCGCCGATCCTCAACGCATCGCCTTTTATGGATTAAGTTACGGCGGCAAAACCGCCATGCGCATTCCCGCCTTGTTGGACGGCTATTGCATATCGATCTGCTCGGCGGATTATAACGAGTGGATATGGAAAAATGTTTCCGCTCGCCATTCCTTCAGTTATTTGTTCACCGGCGAATACGACATGGCGGAATTCGACTTGGGAAATACTTACAACTATGCGGAAATGAGTTGGTTGATATTTCCCCGTCCTTTTATGGTGGAGCGCGGCCATGACGACGGCGTATCGATCGACGAGTGGGTGGCCTATGAATACGCCCGAACGCGCCGTTTTTATGACAAAATGGGATTGGGAGATCGGACGGAAATCGAATTCTTCAACGGCCCCCATACCATTCATGGCGTGGGGACATTCGCTTTCCTTCATCGCTGGTTGAATTGGCCGTTTGCGGGTAATGCGAAATAACAAGAGAGGCTATTGTAAAATGGATAAAGTATGCTATAAATTCTCCCCCCAAGTTTGGGGGAAGTTAGAGGGGGGTTGATTTTATTAGACATAGAACAACCCTCTCCTGACCTCCCCCAAGCTTGGGGGAGGAATAATAAAATTTTGCAAAGGGATTAAGATTCCGCCGGATCAAGGGCCAAAGCGGTAAATATCGCCGCTGCTGCGCGTTCCATTGCTGGCGTCGTAATAATGCAGCGGCATTCCTTGGGCGGCTTCGTAGTCCGTATCCGGCGCGGCGCCGTGCAACAGCCAACCGCCTTTCCGATTCTGTTGATCTTTAAGCAGACTAAAGGTCGCGCTGTTTTTTTGCGCGTCGGCGTATTCCGGATCCCATAACGGGTAAGCGCTGTCTTCCGGCTGGAATAAGGTTCCGGAATTATTGGGATCGACTCCATCGCGGAAAGGATCCAGCGGCACGGAACTCATGTAGGGCGTTGGGCTGGTCAATTTTGCCAGACGGGCGAAGCGCATATTACCGGCGGTGTTGGGCGTGGGAGGATACATGTTGTTATCCATGCGATAAGTTTCGATCGCCACGGCCAGAGCGCGTTCGTCGGCTTGCGTTGTGGCGACTTTGGCGCGAATTTGAGCGTTGATGAAATTGGGGACGGCGATAGCCGCCAAAATCCCGATGATAGCGACGACAATCAGCAGTTCAATCAAAGTAAAAGCAGAATTTTCCACTTTCATAGCTCGATGGTCTCCGTTGGCTGAATAGGCGATGCGGGGACTCTCCACCGGAAGAGAATCCCCGCTCGCAATATTTCAATCAATACAATTCCCAAGATGCAACAGGTGTGAACTGAACGACGGAAGCCATATTGAAGAGCGAACCGAATTGATGATCGGCGGCCAGGCCGACTTTTTCGAAGCCGGTAATTACGTATTCTTCCGGCGGATTGTCGAAATTCGCGGCGTCGAATACGCCGATGTAATTCTTCGTCGCCGCTGGGCCGTTATGGCTGCCGACGAGAAATTTCGTGGTTCCGGGAATGCGCGCCGTTCCCCAAAGACTGGGATAGAGGTAATCGGCGGCGTTGATGGTATCTTCCAATGTCCCATTCAAATCAAAGCGGTCGATCGTGCTCTGATCCGTGCGCAAAGCGATGATCTTTTGATTCTCCGGTATATAAGTAAGGGAGCGATAGCGATTGGTTTGAACGAATTTCCCCGTTGGAGCGCCGCCATCCTGGCTGAAGACAAGGATGCCGTCCTCGCCGTTGCTGCCCATGAGGATGCGTCCATCGGGCAATTCCAAGGCTTCGCCGTAAAAATTCAAACTTTGAGAAAGGATGAATTCCGTGATTTCGGAAATCTCGTCGCCTTGAACTTGGATTCGGTATTGAATGCTCGGCGTAGTTTCGATAGCGTTGCTCATGATAAAGACTTCGCCGGAGTTAGAAGTGGAAAGAAAAGTCCCCTTATTCGCGGGCGTGCCAAAAAACGTTTGTTTTCCGTCGCCCGTAATGCGCAAAACTTCCGCTCT comes from the Candidatus Omnitrophota bacterium genome and includes:
- a CDS encoding prepilin-type N-terminal cleavage/methylation domain-containing protein, which produces MKVENSAFTLIELLIVVAIIGILAAIAVPNFINAQIRAKVATTQADERALAVAIETYRMDNNMYPPTPNTAGNMRFARLAKLTSPTPYMSSVPLDPFRDGVDPNNSGTLFQPEDSAYPLWDPEYADAQKNSATFSLLKDQQNRKGGWLLHGAAPDTDYEAAQGMPLHYYDASNGTRSSGDIYRFGP